The following proteins are encoded in a genomic region of Nomascus leucogenys isolate Asia chromosome 17, Asia_NLE_v1, whole genome shotgun sequence:
- the TBL2 gene encoding transducin beta-like protein 2 isoform X2 → MELSQMPELMGLSVLLGLLALMATAAVARRWLRAGEERSDRPACQKANGFPPDKSSGSKKQKQYQRIRKEKPQQHNFTHRLLAAALKSHSGNISCMDFSSNGKYLATCADDRTIRIWSTKDFLQREHRSMRANVELDHATLVRFSPDCRAFIVWLANGDTLRVFKMTKREDGGYTFTATPEDFPKKHKAPVIDIGIANTGKFIMTASSDTTVLIWSLKGQVLSTINTNQMNNTHAAVSPCGRMASVSKDGTWKLWDTDVEYKKQQDPYLLKTGCFEEAAGAAPCRLALSPNAQVLALASGSSIHLYNTRRGEKEECFERVHGECIANLSFDITGRFLASCGDRAVRLFHNTPGHRAMVEEMQGHLKRASNDSTRQRLQQQLTQAQETLKSLGALKK, encoded by the exons ATGGAGCTCTCACAGATGCCGGAGCTCATGGGGCTGTCGGTGTTGCTGGGGCTGCTGGCCCTGATGGCGACGGCGGCGGTAGCGCGGAGGTGGCTGCGCGCGGGGGAGGAGAGGAGCGACCGTCCCGCCT GCCAAAAAGCAAATGGATTTCCACCTGACAAATCCTCGGGATCCAAGAAGCAGAAACAATATCAGCGGATTCGGAAGGAGAAGCCTCAACAACACAACTTCACCCACCGCCTCCTGGCTGCAGCTCTGAAG AGCCACAGCGGGAACATATCTTGCATGGACTTTAGCAGCAATGGCAAATACCTGGCCACCTGTGCAGATGATCGCACCATCCGCATCTGGAGCACCAAGGACTTCCTGCAGCGAGAGCACCGCAGCATGAGAGCCAACGTGGAGCTGGACCACGCCACCCTGGTGCGCTTCAGCCCTGACTGCAG AGCTTTCATCGTCTGGCTGGCCAACGGGGACACCCTCCGTGTCTTCAAGATGACCAAGCGGGAGGATGGGGGCTACACCTTCACAGCCACCCCAGAGGACTTCCCTAAAAAGCACAAGGCGCCTGTCATCGACATTGGCATTGCTAACACAG GGAAGTTTATCATGACTGCCTCCAGTGACACCACTGTCCTCATCTGGAGCCTGAAGGGTCAAGTGCTGTCTACCATCAACACCAACCAGATGAACAACACACACGCTGCTGTATCTCCCTGTGGCAG GATGGCTTCTGTCTCCAAGGATGGTACATGGAAACTGTGGGACACAGATGTGGAATACAAGAAGCAGCAGGACCCCTACTTGCTGAAGACAGGCTGCTTTGAAGAGGCAGCAGGCGCTGCGCCGTGCCGCCTGGCCCTCTCCCCCAACGCCCAGGTCTTGGCCTTGGCCAGTGGCAGTAGTATTCATCTCTACAATACCCGGCGGGGCGAGAAGGAGGAGTGCTTTGAGCGGGTCCATGGCGAGTGTATCGCCAACTTGTCCTTTGACATCACTGGCCGCTTTCTGGCCTCCTGTGGGGACCGGGCGGTACGGCTCTTTCACAACACTCCTGGCCACCGGGCCATGGTGGAGGAGATGCAGGGCCACCTGAAGCGGGCCTCCAATGACAGCACCCGCCAGAGGCTGCAGCAGCAGCTGACCCAGGCCCAAGAGACCCTGAAGAGCCTGGGTGCCCTGAAGAAGTGA
- the TBL2 gene encoding transducin beta-like protein 2 isoform X1: MELSQMPELMGLSVLLGLLALMATAAVARRWLRAGEERSDRPACQKANGFPPDKSSGSKKQKQYQRIRKEKPQQHNFTHRLLAAALKSHSGNISCMDFSSNGKYLATCADDRTIRIWSTKDFLQREHRSMRANVELDHATLVRFSPDCRAFIVWLANGDTLRVFKMTKREDGGYTFTATPEDFPKKHKAPVIDIGIANTGKFIMTASSDTTVLIWSLKGQVLSTINTNQMNNTHAAVSPCGRFVASCGFTPDVKVWEVCFGKKGEFQEVVRAFELKGHSAAVHSFAFSNDSRRMASVSKDGTWKLWDTDVEYKKQQDPYLLKTGCFEEAAGAAPCRLALSPNAQVLALASGSSIHLYNTRRGEKEECFERVHGECIANLSFDITGRFLASCGDRAVRLFHNTPGHRAMVEEMQGHLKRASNDSTRQRLQQQLTQAQETLKSLGALKK, encoded by the exons ATGGAGCTCTCACAGATGCCGGAGCTCATGGGGCTGTCGGTGTTGCTGGGGCTGCTGGCCCTGATGGCGACGGCGGCGGTAGCGCGGAGGTGGCTGCGCGCGGGGGAGGAGAGGAGCGACCGTCCCGCCT GCCAAAAAGCAAATGGATTTCCACCTGACAAATCCTCGGGATCCAAGAAGCAGAAACAATATCAGCGGATTCGGAAGGAGAAGCCTCAACAACACAACTTCACCCACCGCCTCCTGGCTGCAGCTCTGAAG AGCCACAGCGGGAACATATCTTGCATGGACTTTAGCAGCAATGGCAAATACCTGGCCACCTGTGCAGATGATCGCACCATCCGCATCTGGAGCACCAAGGACTTCCTGCAGCGAGAGCACCGCAGCATGAGAGCCAACGTGGAGCTGGACCACGCCACCCTGGTGCGCTTCAGCCCTGACTGCAG AGCTTTCATCGTCTGGCTGGCCAACGGGGACACCCTCCGTGTCTTCAAGATGACCAAGCGGGAGGATGGGGGCTACACCTTCACAGCCACCCCAGAGGACTTCCCTAAAAAGCACAAGGCGCCTGTCATCGACATTGGCATTGCTAACACAG GGAAGTTTATCATGACTGCCTCCAGTGACACCACTGTCCTCATCTGGAGCCTGAAGGGTCAAGTGCTGTCTACCATCAACACCAACCAGATGAACAACACACACGCTGCTGTATCTCCCTGTGGCAG ATTTGTAGCCTCGTGTGGCTTTACCCCGGATGTGAAGGTTTGGGAAGTCTGCTTTGGAAAGAAGGGGGAGTTCCAAGAGGTGGTGCGAGCCTTCGAACTAAAGGGCCACTCCGCGGCTGTGCACTCGTTTGCTTTCTCCAACGACTCGCGGAG GATGGCTTCTGTCTCCAAGGATGGTACATGGAAACTGTGGGACACAGATGTGGAATACAAGAAGCAGCAGGACCCCTACTTGCTGAAGACAGGCTGCTTTGAAGAGGCAGCAGGCGCTGCGCCGTGCCGCCTGGCCCTCTCCCCCAACGCCCAGGTCTTGGCCTTGGCCAGTGGCAGTAGTATTCATCTCTACAATACCCGGCGGGGCGAGAAGGAGGAGTGCTTTGAGCGGGTCCATGGCGAGTGTATCGCCAACTTGTCCTTTGACATCACTGGCCGCTTTCTGGCCTCCTGTGGGGACCGGGCGGTACGGCTCTTTCACAACACTCCTGGCCACCGGGCCATGGTGGAGGAGATGCAGGGCCACCTGAAGCGGGCCTCCAATGACAGCACCCGCCAGAGGCTGCAGCAGCAGCTGACCCAGGCCCAAGAGACCCTGAAGAGCCTGGGTGCCCTGAAGAAGTGA
- the TBL2 gene encoding transducin beta-like protein 2 isoform X3, producing MTKREDGGYTFTATPEDFPKKHKAPVIDIGIANTGKFIMTASSDTTVLIWSLKGQVLSTINTNQMNNTHAAVSPCGRFVASCGFTPDVKVWEVCFGKKGEFQEVVRAFELKGHSAAVHSFAFSNDSRRMASVSKDGTWKLWDTDVEYKKQQDPYLLKTGCFEEAAGAAPCRLALSPNAQVLALASGSSIHLYNTRRGEKEECFERVHGECIANLSFDITGRFLASCGDRAVRLFHNTPGHRAMVEEMQGHLKRASNDSTRQRLQQQLTQAQETLKSLGALKK from the exons ATGACCAAGCGGGAGGATGGGGGCTACACCTTCACAGCCACCCCAGAGGACTTCCCTAAAAAGCACAAGGCGCCTGTCATCGACATTGGCATTGCTAACACAG GGAAGTTTATCATGACTGCCTCCAGTGACACCACTGTCCTCATCTGGAGCCTGAAGGGTCAAGTGCTGTCTACCATCAACACCAACCAGATGAACAACACACACGCTGCTGTATCTCCCTGTGGCAG ATTTGTAGCCTCGTGTGGCTTTACCCCGGATGTGAAGGTTTGGGAAGTCTGCTTTGGAAAGAAGGGGGAGTTCCAAGAGGTGGTGCGAGCCTTCGAACTAAAGGGCCACTCCGCGGCTGTGCACTCGTTTGCTTTCTCCAACGACTCGCGGAG GATGGCTTCTGTCTCCAAGGATGGTACATGGAAACTGTGGGACACAGATGTGGAATACAAGAAGCAGCAGGACCCCTACTTGCTGAAGACAGGCTGCTTTGAAGAGGCAGCAGGCGCTGCGCCGTGCCGCCTGGCCCTCTCCCCCAACGCCCAGGTCTTGGCCTTGGCCAGTGGCAGTAGTATTCATCTCTACAATACCCGGCGGGGCGAGAAGGAGGAGTGCTTTGAGCGGGTCCATGGCGAGTGTATCGCCAACTTGTCCTTTGACATCACTGGCCGCTTTCTGGCCTCCTGTGGGGACCGGGCGGTACGGCTCTTTCACAACACTCCTGGCCACCGGGCCATGGTGGAGGAGATGCAGGGCCACCTGAAGCGGGCCTCCAATGACAGCACCCGCCAGAGGCTGCAGCAGCAGCTGACCCAGGCCCAAGAGACCCTGAAGAGCCTGGGTGCCCTGAAGAAGTGA